The Candidatus Tumulicola sp. genomic sequence CAAACAGTGGCTTGGCGACGCGGCGATGTATCTCGCCGATTCAATTATTCATGGTCGTCGTCTGGCACAAGTCTATTCAGACCCGGCAGAAGAATTGCGCTATCTGGCGTTTTCCGGAAGCGAAATCCAAGTCCCGAGACGACGACGCGAGTCATTCTTGGCCACCGTGCTTGTTGATCTTGCAGCCTTAACTGGGGACCGTGAATTCTATCGCGACGTGCTCCACGAAACAATGGCTGCGAATGCGGCGTATGAGTTCATATCGTTCCGAGACACGCCAGCGCAGTTTGGGATTGAAGGCGAAGGCATGATTAGATTTCCGAATATCGAGTTTGACGAGAACCCCAGCACTCTCAGCGGCTGGAGTTACGGCAACCACCTTGCGGATGCGGATCGCGCCTTCAGGGTTCATGATGCAGTGGGTATTATTGCACATTTGCTGCTGTCGTCTCTCATGCGAGACCGCTACTTCCCGACCCTGTGGCCCGCGCCGCCAGCAGTCTAGCCATCCCGGCGCTCTAAACAACCGAAAAGACGCCAGAGGGTAGCTCAGAATCCTCGACGAAGAGGCTGGTTATGGAAGACAAAAAAGACATGGATCAGCAAGATGCAATAGAGCTAGTCCAAAAAATGGCCCAAGAAGTTTCGCCGAAAGAGGTAGCTGATTCAGGGGCAAAGTCTCCGACGTCGATTGTGCAAGAAGCACGAGAGGCTATTCGGAAGCTGGGCGTGACGGCAAGAGTCTAACGAGCTGCCTGAAGTTTGGGTAGGTCGCGGCAATCGCGACCAGGTCCGCAAGGGCGACCGCGACGTCCTCCACCTCGTTGGCAAATTTGCCTTTTTTTTTGCGATCAACTGATAGAATCCCAACTGGCTTGTGGTGATACCGGATCGGGACCATGAGGAGTCCATGGAATGTGGGGTCTTTTCCAACTCGCTTGAAGAACGTCTCGGATGGCGCGTCTCCGTACGTGACCACTGCTGCGTTGTCAACAAATGCTTGACCTATCAGACCTTCTCGTGGCGCGAAACCGTAAGACCACTTCTTTTGTTCGTCGACTTCGTACGACGCAACTAGCAACTTCAAACGATCTTCCTTCTCGCTGTACCACCAAATAGACATCCGGACATAGTCTTCGGGAGCGCGAATCAAGTCGATCGCTTCTTGCATGCGCTCTACCACGAAACGAATAAAGATTGCGCCAGCGTCGTCCTTGTCTTTGAGTTTCTCATAGCTCTCCGCGAGCGAGTCCAATGATATCATCCAAGTTCTCAGCAGCGCCGTTGTCTTGGGATACGCGATGTCCAGAACTTGGGCGACCTGTTGAACGGCTTGCTCCTCTGCGAAAGTAAGCTCTCCCTCTCCGAGTTTCAGTCCTTTGATTCGATGCAGTACGAGGCCAGCCGCTACCAACAGCAAAAGGCCGAGCGTGATCGTGTCGATGACCGGGGCTGAGTCCTTTCCAGCGTAGGCGTGAGCAACCGCCGCGGTAAGGGCTAGGATAATGATAGGCAACTGAAGCAAGTAGTTGAACTTTGGTGCTTTTGATGGCGCGCTGGACTGCTCGTCTGCCATTGTGTTCCTCTTCCAATGCTAGGCTAATCAGTTTGAAGCGCTGACCGTTGAACCATTCACCCCGATCTTCGACGCCGGGTTGACAAACAAGTTCCGTCTGTTTGCGAGTGCCCATGCGCGTAAATCCGCAATTGCTTCTTTGAGCAAAAGCAACAAGTGGTCGGGTGCGACGCATAGAAACATGTATTGCTCCGGCAGGGCTCCCTCTTCGCCCTCATTTTCGTAGTAGACTTCGCGTTCAGTGGGTAGACCTCTGAACGGCTCATGCTCCTTGCCCACCCTTAGTTCGTGGTGAATGCACGTCCGGTAGTCGACGTAGATCAAGTAGCTATAGGTGGCCCTGTCAATCAATTCCAAGGGAGCCTTGTAGCCCAGTCCGGCAGCCCATCTGAGAAAGTCTGCCTCCAATGGGTCGGCGGTCGCCTCGCGGACTAACCAACCCTGCTCTAGGGGGTAAGCCTGTCGGCAGTCGCTCTCAAACCTCGCGTGGCTGCTGTCTCTCTTCAGCTTTCTCAGTAAAATCGGAATGCTCACACGTTCTTTGAATGAGGGGCAGTGTTCTCTTAGCAGCAACCGAAACTGCCTTTGGGTCCACTTTTCCGGGTAACAATACCTCCCCAACGAACACATGACCATCCCCACCAGGCCAAGGGCGTCAATTGAATATGGATCGGCCTTCAGTAGGCCGTCAATCACTCGAACCCTGTTTGCCAGAAAACCGTCATAGGGATAGAGTATCTGCTCGTCAGAGACTGGGCGTCGCGAGGTGTTGGTTGCCATAAAAATGGGTGACCTCATTGAATTGGCGCGCTGCAAAATGCTGAGACCTTCTAAAGGAGCCTTACGTAGGGGGGTGCACGGTCTACCTATTTTTTCGCGTTTGCGATACGCTCTCTTAGGGCCCGCTGTTCTGGTGTCGGACCATCGTAGCAGCTATTTTCTCGCGACCATAACTCCAGTGCTGCCACTCGTCGCCTGCGCTGTTCACGCGACTCTTCAGCCTCGCCTGGCAATTCTCGGTCAAACGATTTTCGCCAATCAAGAAATCCGTTCATTTCGATGTACCATTTGTCTTGCTTCTCGATTTGCTCTTTCCACTCTGCTTCTGTCAAGTCGGGCGTCCCAAAGCTCACAGCCTTATAAATGCATTCGAACGTTGAAAGACCGGGTTTAACTTTACTTCCTCGCTTCCAGCCTCTAACACTGCAAAGACGTTTATCCACGTTAAGTTTCGGAGCAGGAATCCACGATTGGCCCTACGATTGGGTACGAGTTCTTACGAAGTGTTATCTAATGTCTGGTAAGAAGTGGCTGCAGTCATCAATGCGCACTCGACCGACGTCATCCAATTCGTGAATGCCGAGAATACCGGCCCGTCGACCATTTTCCATTCGGCGGTGGGGTTTCCGAATGCCCTCGGCTTTCCGGCACCACCGTACAGCTTCCCCACTTCGACGCAGCAACAGATTGGAAACTCAATCTCGCAGGCGCAATGGTCCACTGGGCGGCTCGCACCGCTGCCGTGTTTTTCCCAACCACTGAGCGTCACGCCGGGCACGTATTACTTCGGAGACTACGACTACTACAACCTGACCAACGCTCGCAGCGTGCTCGTAGTCAGCTCCTAGCGCATCAAAGATTCTCGGTTGTGGAACTGTTGTCCCGGATACCGTGCTGTACCATTCGGTTCGCCACCAATACAAAAACCGTAGCCAACCTCGGATCCCTTAGAATATGCTACACTAATCATAGTCCCGTCCGTGTAGGAACCCGGTCGGGCTTTTTCTTTTCCGTGGAACTTGGGGTGTGTCATGCGTGAGGGGATCCGCCGATTCATTACCGGCGTCGTGCTACTTGCTATGTCTTTTCAGTCGGCAGCGTCGCTCATAGGCTCGGCTTCCGCAGCGCAATTACAGAGGGTGGGTAAGCCGCCACTTAACCCACCTCATTTCAGTACGGGAGCAAGCGTTTGGCCGGCAAGTGCCGTACCACCACCGCCGAACTTCACGCCGCGGGTTTTCTTGCCAACCGAGTTTGCGCAGTCACAGCGGCCGTTGGTTCTCGTGGCCGCGGTGCCTGCGAACCTTCCACAAATGCTCTCGCGCCCAGTGGACCCGCTCAATCCTCCTCTAGACCCACGCGCGATGAGTAGTACCAGTCGCATGCTCCAGCAGATTCGCCCGCGACCACAAAGTGGAGCGTTGCAGAGCATTCGACCGCAACCCGTGGCGACCGCAAGCAGTAAGCCCATCAGCGGCGTGCGGCCTCAAAGCATGCTGCGTCTGATGACTGTGGACACCACGGGACCTAATAGCACGGGCATCAACCATTGGTGGGAATATGAAGAAGGCGGCATCGGTGGCGTCGGCAAGTACATGGTCAACGTCGCCAGCGGCAACCTGATCGTGCAATCCGACGACATGGGGGTTCCCAACAAGGGCATCGAGTTCGCTTTTCGTCGCACGTACAACTCGATGAGCAATCATACCTACGCAAACGCCGATGGCAGCATACCGTCTAACTACGGGGACGGCTTCACCAATACGTTCGACGCGCACATCGCGTTCAATAACGGAGCGCCTGCGGGCATCAGCGTCTACGACATCGACGGGGCGCGCTACGACTACGCGCCCGACGGCCATGGCAACTGGATCGCCCCACTAGGGCAGCACGCCAAGCTCGTGTACGACGGCAATCCCAACGGTCAAGGCGGCTATTTCTGGGTCAAAAAGTCCGGGACAATGTACTATTTCTACTACCCGGCGCTGACTGGCTCCACCGCGGCGTACTCTGGCCGTCTCGTAGAAATTTTCGGCCGCAACTATAACAATTACCTGACCTTCACATACGCCTGGGATGGCGGCGATGCATCTACCTCGGCCAAACTCAATCAGATAACCGTTACTGCGGAGGACGGCCGCACCGCGAAACTCACGTTCGCGAATTTCTGTGACGCTAACGGGCAGAATTGCGCACGTCTACTGTACACTCTAACCTGGCCGGACAACACAACGGCAGTGACCTATAGCTACCAGATAAGTTCCGACGCAAGCCACAGCCCTATCCTGACGCAAGTGAGCGGACCGGGCAACAACGTGGCCGCTAGTCTACCCGAACAGTATTCATACCTGCCCGGCCACCAATTGCAATGGGTTATGGGCCCGCGCTACGTGCGCTCCGGCGGCACCGACGGCGGCGCCGCTGTATTTTCGTACAATGGGAGCAAGACCAGCGCGATCAATCTCTATGCTAACGTAGACCTGCAGATCAATGACGGCTACTCGACGGCGCAACTGCAGGCTGGCCACCCTGCCTCACCATACTATTTTTACACTGATTCATTCACCTACGGCACGGGCAACACGGTGATTGCCGACACTGACGGCCACCAGGTGACATACAATTACGATTCCTCAGATCGGGTTACCAGTCGTACGGATTTTACGGGAGATCCGTCGGGCGGTGTGCCATCGCTCTCAACGACACAGACCTGGGACGCCAACAATAATCTAATAGTGACCGTGGACCCGCGCGGCGACGAAACGGATGTCGCATACGACGCGAACGGCAACCCGATCGCCATAGCGGCGCCTTCAGCGAGCACGAACGTCAACGGCACGCAGGTCAACATGCGGGCCACGAGCCTGTACTCCTATAATACCAACAACAACGTCACGGCTTCCTGCGATCCGGTTGACGTCCACACCAAAGGGTTGGATTGGACGACTCGGCCCGCCTCATCCGATAGTCTATGCCCTAGCGATACTGGGGCGACCCGGTACACATGGACAGCGCAGAGCTACGAACCAAACGGCCAATTGACGTCGACGCTCAAACCGGCGACGGTGGCCGCACCCAGTGGCTACCAGACCACGTTCGCCTACGCGGTGGCGCCGCAAGGCGGCGCGGACTATGGGTTGCCGACCACCGTCACCGGTGCTTCCTTCACGCAAAACGACGGCAGCCTGCGCGCGCCCGCTGCGTCTCTTGTCTACGATGCGCACGGCAACGTGACCAGCTATTCCAAAGGCGTTGGCAGCTGGTCGCTCGCGTACGACGCGCTCAACCGTTTAATAGCCGCCACTGATCCAGATAACGTCACCTCCTACAAATACTATTACGCAAACGGACAAGTGCAGCGGACAGAGACCGCATTCCAGCACTCCAACGCCACCGGCGTGGTTTACACGTTCGATGCCGATCGCAATGAAATC encodes the following:
- a CDS encoding GAF domain-containing protein; protein product: MADEQSSAPSKAPKFNYLLQLPIIILALTAAVAHAYAGKDSAPVIDTITLGLLLLVAAGLVLHRIKGLKLGEGELTFAEEQAVQQVAQVLDIAYPKTTALLRTWMISLDSLAESYEKLKDKDDAGAIFIRFVVERMQEAIDLIRAPEDYVRMSIWWYSEKEDRLKLLVASYEVDEQKKWSYGFAPREGLIGQAFVDNAAVVTYGDAPSETFFKRVGKDPTFHGLLMVPIRYHHKPVGILSVDRKKKGKFANEVEDVAVALADLVAIAATYPNFRQLVRLLPSRPASE